The following proteins come from a genomic window of Macadamia integrifolia cultivar HAES 741 chromosome 14, SCU_Mint_v3, whole genome shotgun sequence:
- the LOC122062095 gene encoding probable WRKY transcription factor 26 produces the protein MTDPPPARGPAPLDHDTEKGLREEQVIGNKEANNLVIPEDGHSWKKYGQKFIKNIRKTRSYFKCHKTNCRAKKRAEWSASNPKNIRISYDGAHTHSPSIPQQGSSQEEASASRVNQYDLYTQVFGAQNNSNSQMPLPLQAQDSSLHSNLTTLQ, from the exons ATGACCGACCCTCCTCCAGCCAGAGGACCAGCACCACT GGATCATGATACTGAGAAAGGGCTTAGAGAAGAGCAAGTGATAGGTAATAAAGAAGCCAACAACTTGGTGATCCCAGAAGATGGTCATAGCTGGAAAAAATATGGCCAAAAGTTCatcaaaaatataagaaaaaccAG AAGTTATTTCAAGTGCCATAAGACGAATTGCAGAGCCAAGAAGCGAGCAGAATGGTCTGCCTCGAACCCGAAGAACATCCGAATTAGCTACGATGGGGCTCATACCCATTCCCCTTCGATTCCTCAACAAGGTTCCTCTCAAGAAGAAGCTTCAGCTTCGAGGGTCAACCAGTATGATTTGTATACACAGGTCTTTGGTGCTCAAAACAACAGCAATTCCCAGATGCCCTTACCTCTACAAGCTCAGGACTCCTCACTTCACTCAAACTTGACAACCCTTCAATAA